CGAGGTTGATCCCGAGTCGCATGGATCGGGAGCGTATCGGACCTCGCGGGATAGCCTCGTCGCTCATGGAACAGCGACCCCTCGGCCACACCGGCCTCACCGTTTCCCGGCTGGGACTGGGCACCATGACCTGGGGCCGCGACACCGACGCCGACGACGCCGCCGCCCAGCTCACCGCATTCGTCGATGCGGGTGGCACCCTGGTCGACACGGCGGACGTCTACGTCGAGGGCGAGAGCGAGCGGGTGCTCGGCCGGCTGCTGGCCCGCGGTGACGTCGACCGCCGGGACATCGTGGTCGCCACGAAGGCGGCGTCCCGTCGCGGTGAACCCAGGGCCCGGGACGCGTCCCGACGGCACCTGCTCGATGCCCTCGACGCGTCGTTGGAGCGGCTGGGGCTCGACCATGTCGACCTTTGGCAGATGCACGCCTTCGACCCGGCGACACCGATCGAAGAGACCCTGGCCGCGCTGGATACGGCGGTGAGCTCGGGCCGCACCCGCTACGTCGGGGTCTCGAACTACAGCGGCTGGCAGACCGCGAAGGCGGCTACCTGGCAGCGGGCCTGGCCCGGCCGTAGTCCGCTGGTCTCGACACAGGTGGAGTACTCGCTGCTCCAGCGCGCGATCGAGCACGAGGTCATGCCGGCGGCGATCGACCTCGGCCTCGCCATCCTGCCCTGGTCACCGCTCGGCCGCGGCGTGCTCACCGGGAAGTACCGGGGCGGCACGCCGGCCGACTCGCGCGGGGCGTCCCCCGCGTTCGCCGACTTCGTCCAGCCCTACCTCGACGAACGGTCCGCCCGGATCGTCGGCGCCGTACTCACCGCGGCCGACGGGCTCGGGGTCTCCCCGGTCGCCGTCGCACTCGCCTGGGTGCGTGATCGGCCCGGCGTGACCGCGCCGATCGTCGGGGCCCGGACCGTCGCCCAGCTCAAGGGCTCACTCGACGCCGAGCACGTCGTACTGCCCGATGAGATTCGCGAGGCCCTCGACGACGTTTCGGCGCCGACGTCGGGACACCCCACCGCGTGAGCGCCCCGGGCAGCCGGGCCACCGCCCGCGACGAGGCTCGGGCCGAGGTCGCCGCGCTGCTCAGCCGTGGTGGCCTGCCGGAGCGGCTGGCCACGGCGGCGGTGACCTTGCTCGGCGAGCGGGCGGCCGGACGGATCGTCGAGGACCCGTGGCTGGTTCTGGACCTACCCGGGGTCCGGCCGGATGCCGCGGATCGCTTCGCCCTGGAGGTCGCCGACCCCCGCCCGGAGCGCGACGACGGGAGGCGCGGCCGGGCCTTCGTGGTCCACGCCCTGAGCCGGGCGGCTCGGGACGGGCACACCGTCGTCGCCGAGTCCGTGGTCGACCGTGCGGTCGCCGGCCTCGGATTCCCGCAGCCACGAGCCGCGATCGAGGCGGCGATCGAGGACGACCGGGTACTCGGTTTCGAGCCGGAGCTGCTGGCCCTCGCCCGCTACGCCATGGCGGAGGACTCGGTCGCCGACGGGCTGCCGCGGCTGGCCGCCACCGCGGAGCCGCTGTCCGACCCTGACGAGGCGGAGGCCGCCGCCGCTGGACTCGACGACGCGCAACGCGCGGCGGTCGCCGCCGCCGCGGCGCACGGCGTCAGCCTGCTCACCGGCGGCCCGGGCACCGGGAAGAGCCGGACGGTGGCCGCCCTGGTCAAGCTCGCCCACGAGCACGACCATCGGCTGGCCCTGGCCGCGCCCACCGGGCGGGCGGCCAAACGACTCGAGGAGCTCACCGGTGAGCCGGCCGGCACCCTGCACCGGCTGCTCGGCGCCCAGGGGCGCACCGGCAACTTCGTTCGTGGCGAGAGCTGGCCGTTGGACGCGGACGTCG
The nucleotide sequence above comes from Mycobacteriales bacterium. Encoded proteins:
- a CDS encoding aldo/keto reductase, translating into MEQRPLGHTGLTVSRLGLGTMTWGRDTDADDAAAQLTAFVDAGGTLVDTADVYVEGESERVLGRLLARGDVDRRDIVVATKAASRRGEPRARDASRRHLLDALDASLERLGLDHVDLWQMHAFDPATPIEETLAALDTAVSSGRTRYVGVSNYSGWQTAKAATWQRAWPGRSPLVSTQVEYSLLQRAIEHEVMPAAIDLGLAILPWSPLGRGVLTGKYRGGTPADSRGASPAFADFVQPYLDERSARIVGAVLTAADGLGVSPVAVALAWVRDRPGVTAPIVGARTVAQLKGSLDAEHVVLPDEIREALDDVSAPTSGHPTA